A window of Agrobacterium tumefaciens contains these coding sequences:
- a CDS encoding cytochrome ubiquinol oxidase subunit I, with translation MTFLGLEAEMLARLQFAFTVSFHFLFPAFSIGTASYLAVLNALWLWKRDEAYLNLFEYWKTIFAVTFAMGVVSGIVMSYQFGTNWSAFSDKAGPVIGPLMGYEVLTAFFLEAGFLGIALFGRKRVGERAHMVAVAMVAIGTLISATWITAANSWMHTPAGFSIDANGVFVPEDWWQIIFNPSFPYRMTHTVMAAFLTTAFAVGAVGAWHLLKDRTNRQARIMFSMAMWMAAIVTPIQIVAGDLHGLNTLEHQPAKIAAIEGHYETHKNGAPLVLFGIPDDAAERTRYAVEVPKLGSLILTHELNGEIKGLKEWPRDQRPPALMPFITFRIMVGLGFLMLGVGLWSLWARWKGKLYDTPLLHRVAVAMGGSGFVAVLAGWYTTEVGRQPWTVYGQLRTAQSLSPISAPAVGTSLLIFIAVYFVVFGVGVYYLLKLMRRPPTPLDTDQELDAGPIRTAGITPGVAQGHRIGDRHAH, from the coding sequence ATGACCTTCCTTGGTCTCGAGGCCGAAATGCTAGCGCGGCTACAGTTCGCGTTTACCGTCTCGTTTCACTTTCTTTTCCCCGCTTTTTCGATCGGGACGGCCAGCTACCTCGCCGTCCTGAACGCGCTCTGGCTATGGAAGCGTGATGAGGCCTATCTCAACCTCTTTGAATATTGGAAGACCATTTTTGCGGTGACTTTCGCGATGGGCGTCGTGTCCGGGATCGTCATGAGCTATCAGTTCGGCACCAACTGGTCGGCCTTCTCGGACAAGGCTGGGCCAGTCATCGGCCCGCTCATGGGATACGAGGTCCTGACGGCATTCTTCCTGGAAGCAGGCTTCCTTGGCATCGCACTCTTCGGCCGAAAGAGGGTCGGTGAAAGAGCCCACATGGTGGCGGTTGCCATGGTGGCGATCGGCACACTGATTTCTGCGACCTGGATCACGGCAGCTAATAGCTGGATGCACACGCCGGCCGGCTTCAGCATCGACGCCAACGGCGTCTTCGTGCCGGAAGATTGGTGGCAGATCATCTTCAACCCTTCGTTCCCTTACAGGATGACCCATACCGTCATGGCGGCATTCCTGACGACCGCCTTTGCCGTTGGCGCCGTCGGCGCCTGGCACCTGCTGAAGGACCGGACGAACCGTCAGGCGCGGATAATGTTCTCAATGGCCATGTGGATGGCGGCGATCGTCACACCGATCCAGATCGTCGCCGGGGACTTGCATGGCTTGAACACGCTCGAACACCAGCCTGCGAAGATCGCTGCGATAGAAGGACATTACGAGACGCACAAAAACGGCGCCCCACTCGTTCTGTTTGGTATTCCCGATGACGCGGCGGAAAGAACCCGCTATGCCGTCGAGGTTCCAAAGCTTGGCTCGCTGATCTTGACCCATGAGCTGAACGGCGAGATCAAGGGACTGAAGGAGTGGCCCCGCGACCAGCGTCCGCCGGCGCTTATGCCCTTCATCACCTTTCGGATCATGGTCGGCCTCGGCTTCCTGATGCTCGGCGTCGGGCTCTGGTCCCTTTGGGCGCGCTGGAAGGGGAAGCTGTACGACACGCCCCTGCTGCACCGCGTCGCGGTGGCCATGGGAGGATCCGGCTTCGTGGCTGTGCTTGCAGGATGGTACACGACCGAGGTCGGCCGTCAGCCCTGGACGGTCTATGGCCAGCTGCGCACCGCGCAAAGCCTGTCGCCGATTTCAGCTCCCGCAGTTGGGACCTCCTTGCTCATTTTCATCGCTGTCTACTTCGTGGTCTTCGGTGTCGGCGTCTATTATCTGCTGAAGCTCATGCGACGGCCGCCAACGCCGCTGGACACAGATCAGGAGCTGGATGCCGGTCCGATCCGAACGGCGGGCATTACGCCGGGTGTTGCACAGGGTCATCGGATTGGAGACCGACATGCACATTGA